Within the Fischerella sp. PCC 9605 genome, the region TCTCTCTATATGTTCCGAAAATCAACTACTGAAAGTATTAAAAAACGGCGCTTAAAGAAAAATTTATGTCTAATGCAATTCAGCTAGATAACCTATCTCGCCTGTTGGTAGTCATCCTTAACTACCGCACCCCCCAGCTGACAATTGCCTGCTTGCGTTCTTTGGTGGATGAAGTGCGATCGCTACCAGGTACGCGCGTTGTAGTAGTTGACAACGCTTCTGGTGATGGATCTGCGGCACAAATTCAAGGGGCGATCGTAACTGAAAGCTGGGGTGATTGGGTTTCGCTCCTACCACTAGAGCATAATGGCGGATACGCCTTCGGCAATAACGCTGCAATCCGCTTGGGACTTGAGTCAACTAATCCACCATCCTATTTTCTGATCCTTAACCCAGATACGCTTGTTCGTGCTGGAGCCTTAAAAGCTCTGGTAAACTTCATGGATGAACACCCCGATGTAGGAATTGCGGGTAGCCGCCTAGAAGATCCTGACGGCACTCCGCAGCGCTCAGCTTTTCGCTTCCACACTATCTTCAGTGAACTTGATTCCGGTTTGCGTCTGGGAGTGATAACGAAATTATTGTCAAGATGGGTGGTTGCCCCTCCTGTTCGTGAAGACACCTATCAAACCGATTGGGTGTCTGGAGCAAGCATGATTGTTCGCCGCGAAGTCTTTGCATCAGTAGGTTTGCTCGATGAGAAATATTTCCTATATTTTGAAGAAGTAGACTTTTGCTTGCAGGCAAACAAAGCAGGTTGGTCTTGTTGGTACGTTCCTGCTAGTCGAGTTGTGCATCTAGTCGGGCAAAGTACAGGAGTAAATAACCCCAACCAGCGACCCAAACGCCTACCCAAATACTGGTTTGATTCTAGACGCAGATACTTTATCAAAAATCACGGTTGGCTATATGCAGCCCTAGCTGATGCAACTTGGGTGTTTGGTTTCTTTGTGTGGAGATGGCGGCGGGTGATTCAGCGCAAGCCAGACACAGATCCACCCAAGCTAATGAGTGACTTTCTGCTCAATAGCATATTCATGAAAGGAAGTCAAGCTTAACACGGATGACCTATCTGTAGTCGATTTTTAAAACACGATTTTGGTCATAACCTTAATTCACATCAGGCGTAATTCCGGAAGATAAATTCAAAGACAGCGAGATGGTTTGTTCGCAGGGGGGTGCAAGTGCCAAGCTTTTCCAACAACATTGGGGTAGTTGTCATTGGACGCAATGAAGGCGATCGCTTAATCAAAAGCCTAGATGCTGTTGTCGATGGGTCGCGCGTAGTAGTATACGTTGACTCCGGTTCCACCGATGGCAGCTGCGAAATTGCATCTCAACGCGGAGTCGAGGTGGTTAATCTGGATATGTCGATCCCATTCACTGCTGCCAGAGCTCGCAATGCTGGCTTTGAGCGGCTGCGCGCAAAGCATCCTGAAGTAGAGTACGTCCAATTCATTGACGGTGATTGCGAGGTCGTCGAGGGCTGGATCGAGGCAGCCGCCCAAACACTGAATGCCAATCCCGATGCAGTTGCTGTCTGTGGCTGGACGTGCGAACGTTACCCAGACCACAGTATCTATAACCGCATCTGTAGTGTCGAGTGGCGGATGATGGGGCCAATCGGACGGACATCTAGCTTCGGTGGCAACGTGATGATTCGTGCCGATGCCCTGGCGGCCGTAGGGGGCTACGACGCCAGCGTCATCGCCGCCGAAGATGATGAACTGAGCGTGCGGTTGCGTCAAAATGGCGGTACGCTCCTCCGCATCGACCAAGACAGCGTCCTGCACGACGCCGACATGCACAGCCTGTCGCAATGGTGGCGACGTGCCAAACGCTGCGGCTATGCATTTGCTCAAGTTTCGCACATACACGGAGCTTATCCTGAGCGCAAGTTTGTCAAAGAGATATGGCGCACTTGGATTTGGGGGGCGATCGCACCTTTGGGTACACTAGCGCTGTTGCCTTTCACACATGGGCTATCGTTGATTGTCTTGGGGCGCTATCCACTGATCGCTCTGCGGACGATTTTCAAAACGCAGCGACAGGGATTTTCTTGGGCTGACAGCATCGCTTGGGGTTTTTCGTGTGCAGTATCGGTGTTTCCTCAAGCAATTGGTGCTGCCAAGTTCCACCGCGATCGCCTGCTCAAAAAACAGCATGAAATTATTGAACACAAGCTTCCGCAAGC harbors:
- a CDS encoding glycosyltransferase family 2 protein → MSNAIQLDNLSRLLVVILNYRTPQLTIACLRSLVDEVRSLPGTRVVVVDNASGDGSAAQIQGAIVTESWGDWVSLLPLEHNGGYAFGNNAAIRLGLESTNPPSYFLILNPDTLVRAGALKALVNFMDEHPDVGIAGSRLEDPDGTPQRSAFRFHTIFSELDSGLRLGVITKLLSRWVVAPPVREDTYQTDWVSGASMIVRREVFASVGLLDEKYFLYFEEVDFCLQANKAGWSCWYVPASRVVHLVGQSTGVNNPNQRPKRLPKYWFDSRRRYFIKNHGWLYAALADATWVFGFFVWRWRRVIQRKPDTDPPKLMSDFLLNSIFMKGSQA
- a CDS encoding glycosyltransferase — encoded protein: MPSFSNNIGVVVIGRNEGDRLIKSLDAVVDGSRVVVYVDSGSTDGSCEIASQRGVEVVNLDMSIPFTAARARNAGFERLRAKHPEVEYVQFIDGDCEVVEGWIEAAAQTLNANPDAVAVCGWTCERYPDHSIYNRICSVEWRMMGPIGRTSSFGGNVMIRADALAAVGGYDASVIAAEDDELSVRLRQNGGTLLRIDQDSVLHDADMHSLSQWWRRAKRCGYAFAQVSHIHGAYPERKFVKEIWRTWIWGAIAPLGTLALLPFTHGLSLIVLGRYPLIALRTIFKTQRQGFSWADSIAWGFSCAVSVFPQAIGAAKFHRDRLLKKQHEIIEHKLPQASAMKAIQPTGR